From Candidatus Anaeroferrophillus wilburensis, a single genomic window includes:
- a CDS encoding Zn-ribbon domain-containing OB-fold protein, translated as METKPFNDHSFAAFLKQKALMGSCCGSCGALYCPPRAFCPACHSTNMSWYQLQGNGRLKAFTSIFVCSPQMVAQGYGRDNPYCVGVVQLDEGPRVDARIVGVDAMQPESIRVGTPMMIEHKESKAGEGAVVLAFRPA; from the coding sequence ATGGAAACGAAGCCGTTTAATGATCATTCTTTTGCTGCGTTTCTCAAGCAAAAAGCACTGATGGGCTCTTGCTGTGGGAGTTGTGGTGCTCTTTATTGTCCGCCGAGGGCTTTCTGCCCTGCGTGTCATAGTACGAATATGAGTTGGTATCAGTTGCAGGGCAATGGCAGGCTCAAGGCATTTACTTCTATCTTTGTTTGCTCACCGCAGATGGTTGCTCAGGGGTACGGGCGTGACAATCCTTACTGTGTAGGTGTTGTTCAACTTGATGAAGGACCGCGGGTTGATGCCCGCATTGTAGGAGTCGATGCCATGCAGCCGGAATCTATTCGTGTTGGAACCCCGATGATGATTGAGCATAAGGAATCAAAAGCTGGTGAAGGTGCGGTAGTATTGGCTTTCCGGCCAGCTTAG